A region of Moorena producens PAL-8-15-08-1 DNA encodes the following proteins:
- a CDS encoding acyl-CoA thioesterase: MVSFTYNRTVRFSDTDAAGVVYFANVLSICHEAYEASLDASGINLKSFFTKPAVAIPIVHASVDFLRPMFCGDPLVIHLMPEQLSQNKFEIAYQVVTASSSQQLLAKAITKHVCINAMTRTKVALPEEIVQWLGSRE; encoded by the coding sequence ATGGTTTCTTTTACTTATAATCGCACTGTTCGGTTTTCAGATACGGATGCGGCTGGTGTAGTCTATTTTGCTAATGTTTTATCTATCTGCCATGAAGCCTATGAAGCCTCTCTAGATGCATCGGGCATTAATCTCAAGTCTTTTTTCACTAAGCCCGCTGTGGCAATTCCGATTGTTCATGCCAGTGTGGATTTTTTGCGTCCTATGTTTTGTGGGGATCCACTGGTGATTCACCTGATGCCTGAGCAGTTGAGTCAAAATAAGTTTGAAATTGCTTATCAGGTTGTTACAGCTTCGTCATCGCAACAGTTACTGGCAAAGGCAATTACGAAGCACGTTTGTATTAATGCAATGACTAGAACTAAAGTTGCTTTACCTGAGGAAATAGTGCAATGGCTAGGGAGTAGGGAGTAG